In Macrobrachium rosenbergii isolate ZJJX-2024 chromosome 19, ASM4041242v1, whole genome shotgun sequence, the following are encoded in one genomic region:
- the LOC136848662 gene encoding sodium-coupled monocarboxylate transporter 1-like, producing MNGFSGWDWAVFVLSLCASLGTGIWAAFVSKRNQKQGDAKGTASEFLMGGRNLNPIAVALSTMIGAVSSNTVLGNPSETYAYGTQYWLNLIGMTLGMVYVHFVILKVLYPLKITSVYTYIEKRFKSAALRSFTVFTTLIGTFFFMGLCAYCPSLAMETVTGFPTWASCLILGVICTIYSSLGGVRSVVYTDILQTIVLFAGVLFIMIHSWVDAGGLGAIWATAEEHGRVEWWNFNPDPLQRHSFWLVNIQGYFSALLVFGMGQPQVQRVCSVSTWKKAIGAFYLNYSVLFCVYLCLYFTGLAVFAVYADCDPMATGDIAKPDQLLPFYVDDKLSYLHGISGLFVAALFAAALSSYSSQINAVSAVMWEGFFKNSEWVAKMDENRKPLVNIGVSVVTGMAGVVASIIASQLGGIFQVGQTILGAIHAPLLGLFILGMCCPFANKIGGSVGFTVSIVFNFWVTIGTMIYGKGTPYLGFDDDGCDYPTTDFVNLTSTTTEAWSSTTEVPEDDYTFPLYLMSYTLYSLWGTSITFFVGSVVSLLTKPWSADVSGKEYIHPAFYKLMKRWEKKHPPKNAFSSEVYLVPVSTEKL from the exons ATGAACGgcttcagtggctgggactgggCGGTTTTCGTCCTGTCCCTCTGTGCATCTCTAGGAACCGGAATTTGGGCGGCCTTCGTCAGCAAGAGGAACCAAAAGCAGGGAGACGCGAAGGGCACCGCCAGCGAGTTCCTCATGGGAGGGAGGAACCTGAATCCCATAGCTGTAGCTCTGTCTACCATGATCGGAGCAGTTTCCTCCAACACCGTATTAG GCAACCCGAGCGAAACCTACGCCTACGGGACGCAATATTGGCTGAACCTCATAGGAATGACGCTAGGAATGGTCTACGTTCACTTTGTCATCCTCAAAGTCCTGTATCCTCTGAAGATAACCAGCGTCTATACG TACATTGAGAAGCGGTTCAAGTCGGCGGCGCTGCGGTCCTTCACAGTGTTCACAACGCTGATCGGAACCTTTTTCTTCATGGGACTATGCGCCTATTGTCCTTCCTTGGCCATGGAGACGGTCACTGGGTTCCCCACTTGGGCCTCTTGCCTTATCCTCGGCGTCATCTGCACCATCTATTCATCGCTG gGTGGTGTCAGGTCCGTGGTGTACACAGACATACTACAGACGATTGTGCTGTTCGCTGGAGTCCTGTTTATTATGATCCACTCCTGGGTGGACGCGGGCGGTCTTGGGGCGATTTGGGCGACTGCTGAGGAACACGGGAGAGTAGAGTGGTGGAA cTTCAATCCCGACCCGCTACAGAGACACAGCTTCTGGTTAGTCAACATCCAAGGATACTTCTCGGCGCTCTTAGTGTTTGGGATGGGGCAGCCTCAGGTGCAGAGGGTATGTTCAGTATCCACCTGGAAGAAAGCTATTGG AGCCTTCTACCTGAACTACTCGGTACTCTTCTGTGTCTACCTTTGCCTATACTTCACGGGACTTGCCGTCTTCGCCGTGTACGCCGACTGCGATCCGATGGCGACGGGAGACATTGCCAAACCGGACCAGCTTCTGCCGTTTTACGTCGACGATAAGCTCTCGTACCTCCATGGCATCTCTGGGTTGTTCGTTGCGGCGCTGTTCGCTGCGGCTTTGAG TTCCTATTCGTCGCAGATCAACGCCGTCTCGGCCGTTATGTGGGAGGGGTTCTTCAAGAACTCCGAGTGGGTCGCTAAGATGGACGAGAATCGGAAGCCCCTGGTCAATATCGGCGTCA GCGTAGTCACCGGTATGGCAGGCGTCGTCGCAAGCATCATCGCGTCCCAGCTCGGGGGAATATTTCAGGTGGGGCAAACCATCCTGGGCGCGATCCACGCCCCTCTTCTGGGCCTGTTCATCTTGGGCATGTGCTGCCCGTTCGCCAATAAAATT GGGGGATCAGTAGGCTTCACCGTATCTATAGTATTCAACTTCTGGGTTACCATCGGCACGATGATCTACGGGAAAGGCACGCCGTACCTCGGGTTCGACGACGACGGGTGTGACTATCCGACCACAGATTTCGTCAACTTAACGTCGACCACGACAGAGGCGTGGTCTTCCACTACTGAGGTCCCCGAGGA TGACTACACCTTCCCCTTGTACCTGATGTCCTACACCCTCTATTCCTTGTGGGGCACCTCCATAACATTCTTCGTTGGCTCAGTCGTCTCTCTCCTCACCA AACCCTGGTCAGCAGACGTCTCCGGCAAAGAGTACATACACCCAGCCTTCTACAAGCTCATGAAAAGGTGGGAGAAGAAACACCCGCCCAAGAACGCGTTTTCAAGCGAGGTTTATTTGGTGCCCGTGTCGACGGAGAAGCTGTGA
- the LOC136848667 gene encoding 2-amino-1-hydroxyethylphosphonate dioxygenase (glycine-forming)-like isoform X2, with product MDVQAAVDDVFSLFGDFGNDDYIGEMVSQEQHALQAAHLAETEGFPPEIIIGALLHDIGHLHGKRLSKPHMITDGLVYGICNHEALGLSPASKTTLEHQGGRMTEAEVEVFRKDPKFQAILRMRDWDERAKDPSVVTPSLQHYKDICLAYLSKRCK from the exons aTGGATGTCCAGGCAGCCGTGGACGACGTCTTCTCTCTCTTCGGAGACTTTGGAAACGACGACTACATAGGAGAAATGGTCAGCCAGGAGCAACACGCCCTTCAGGCTGCTCATCTAGCCGAGACCGAAGGGTTTCCTCCTGAA ATTATCATCGGAGCTTTACTCCACGACATCGGACACCTGCATGGGAAACGCCTCTCAAAGCCCCATATGATCACAGACGGGCTGGTGTACGGCATCTGCAACCACGAGGCTCTCG GCCTGTCCCCAGCCAGTAAGACGACATTGGAACACCAAGGAGGAAGGATGACCGAAGCGGAAGTCGAGGTTTTTCGCAAGGACCCTAAATTCCAAGCCATTCTGCGCATGCGCGATTGGGACGAGAGAGCCAAGGACCCCAGTGTCGTGACACCTTCCCTTCAGCACTACAAAGATATCTGTCTTGCTTACTTAAGTAAAAGGTGTAAGTGA
- the LOC136848667 gene encoding 2-amino-1-hydroxyethylphosphonate dioxygenase (glycine-forming)-like isoform X1 — protein sequence MDVQAAVDDVFSLFGDFGNDDYIGEMVSQEQHALQAAHLAETEGFPPEIIIGALLHDIGHLHGKRLSKPHMITDGLVYGICNHEALGQEYLEGLGFPSEVSDFVRRHVDAKRYLVTTDPNYYERLSPASKTTLEHQGGRMTEAEVEVFRKDPKFQAILRMRDWDERAKDPSVVTPSLQHYKDICLAYLSKRCK from the exons aTGGATGTCCAGGCAGCCGTGGACGACGTCTTCTCTCTCTTCGGAGACTTTGGAAACGACGACTACATAGGAGAAATGGTCAGCCAGGAGCAACACGCCCTTCAGGCTGCTCATCTAGCCGAGACCGAAGGGTTTCCTCCTGAA ATTATCATCGGAGCTTTACTCCACGACATCGGACACCTGCATGGGAAACGCCTCTCAAAGCCCCATATGATCACAGACGGGCTGGTGTACGGCATCTGCAACCACGAGGCTCTCG gccaggAGTATCTTGAAGGACTCGGGTTCCCTTCAGAGGTTTCAGACTTCGTCAGGAGACACGTCGATGCGAAAAGATATCTCGTGACTACGGACCCTAACTATTACGAAC GCCTGTCCCCAGCCAGTAAGACGACATTGGAACACCAAGGAGGAAGGATGACCGAAGCGGAAGTCGAGGTTTTTCGCAAGGACCCTAAATTCCAAGCCATTCTGCGCATGCGCGATTGGGACGAGAGAGCCAAGGACCCCAGTGTCGTGACACCTTCCCTTCAGCACTACAAAGATATCTGTCTTGCTTACTTAAGTAAAAGGTGTAAGTGA